A genomic region of Blattabacterium cuenoti contains the following coding sequences:
- the nusA gene encoding transcription termination factor NusA — protein MDNEALIDSFSVFKDEKNIDRVSLMAILEESIRCVLRKKYDSSKNYDIIVNPDQGDLEIWRNRIVVQDGTVKDVNKEIELSTARQIEIDFEIGEEVTEKVELQSLGRRAILSLRQNLLSKINEYDNTNTYKKFKNKIGEIINVEVYHILPKQIIMRDEEQNEMVLPKQEQIPNDFFRKGDPVRALVKRVDWKDNKPLAILTRKDDSFLEELFKLEIPEVSEGLITVKKVARIPGEKAKVSVESYDDRIDPVGACVGMKGSRIHPIVRELKNENIDVINYTTNIQLYITRALSPAKVSMMEVNEEHKYVNVYVKLEEISKAIGRGGQNIRLASQLTGYKIHIFRDFPYEDDVELTEFSDEIEPEVIERFHKVGLNTAKSVLNYRNNDLSKRTNLEEKVINKVVSILKKEFEEEIYNN, from the coding sequence ATGGATAATGAAGCTTTAATAGATTCTTTTTCAGTTTTTAAAGATGAAAAAAACATAGATAGAGTAAGTCTAATGGCTATTTTAGAAGAATCCATACGATGTGTGTTAAGAAAGAAATACGATTCTTCTAAAAATTATGATATTATTGTAAATCCAGATCAAGGAGATTTAGAAATATGGAGAAATCGTATAGTGGTTCAAGATGGCACGGTAAAAGATGTTAATAAGGAAATAGAATTATCTACAGCACGTCAAATAGAAATAGATTTTGAGATCGGAGAAGAAGTAACAGAAAAAGTAGAACTTCAATCCCTTGGAAGAAGAGCTATTTTATCTCTGAGACAGAACTTGCTTTCAAAAATAAATGAATACGATAATACCAATACATATAAAAAATTCAAGAACAAAATTGGGGAAATTATTAATGTAGAAGTATATCACATTTTACCTAAGCAAATTATTATGAGAGATGAAGAACAAAATGAAATGGTTTTGCCTAAACAAGAACAAATTCCAAACGATTTTTTTCGCAAAGGAGATCCTGTTAGAGCATTAGTAAAAAGAGTGGATTGGAAAGACAATAAACCTTTAGCAATTCTTACTAGAAAAGATGATTCTTTTCTTGAAGAACTTTTTAAATTAGAGATACCAGAAGTATCTGAAGGTTTAATTACAGTAAAAAAAGTAGCACGCATTCCGGGAGAAAAAGCTAAAGTTTCCGTGGAATCCTATGATGATCGGATAGATCCAGTTGGTGCTTGCGTAGGAATGAAAGGGTCTAGGATTCATCCTATTGTGAGAGAATTAAAAAACGAAAATATAGACGTGATTAATTACACAACTAATATACAATTATATATAACCAGGGCGCTAAGTCCTGCTAAAGTTTCTATGATGGAAGTGAATGAAGAACACAAATATGTAAATGTATATGTAAAATTGGAAGAAATATCTAAAGCAATTGGAAGGGGTGGACAAAACATTCGATTAGCTAGCCAATTAACTGGATATAAAATACACATATTTAGAGATTTTCCTTATGAAGATGACGTAGAATTAACAGAGTTTTCTGATGAAATAGAACCGGAAGTTATTGAAAGATTTCACAAAGTTGGTTTAAATACCGCAAAATCTGTTTTAAATTACAGAAATAACGATCTAAGTAAACGTACGAATCTTGAAGAAAAAGTTATAAATAAAGTGGTTTCAATTTTAAAAAAAGAATTTGAGGAGGAGATATATAATAATTAA
- the infB gene encoding translation initiation factor IF-2 has protein sequence MTDKIRLKTVLTKFNISLQRVVNFLQKKGIEIENNPNAKIEEQVYRFLVREFQTYKEIRDASEKAFLQKRIEKEKIKEELLKSKHPPQIIRAKSENLIGFKKIGKIDIDTLENTYGTKGYAKEKKKDKERKPFIKSIKEKNIKYFVDKKTEKSIQHKDKPEHIDTIYQKLDGVMLTGDRIDLSQFEKKRTKQENNIKKKRKRIKKEIIVEDIKNTSMRKKQDKDRRISFKHSFYPENNKVEKSKTKKNLQKSGITDEQIEKQIKETLEKLSSKGIKSKASKIRKEKRQSKKEKRILQSEIENKKQDKVLKVAEFTTVNELASMMNVNATDVIVSCMSLGIMVTMNQRLDAEILTLVADEFGYNVEFVGLDLEEAVQDDDDLEENLKPRPPIITVMGHVDHGKTSLLDYIRNTNVIAGEAGGITQHIAAYSVECPNHQSITFLDTPGHEAFTAMRARGAQITDIAIIVIAADDQVMPQTKEAISHAQAANVPIIFVLNKIDKINSQPEKIREQLANLNFLVEEWGGKYPSQEISAKLGTGVDKLLEKVLLVAELLDLKANPNKPAVGTVIEASLDKGRGYVTTMLLQGGTLKLGDYVLAGSHHGKVKSILDERGKSISLAGPSKPITILGLNGAPTAGDKFKVFKDEKEAKQIASRREQLQREQNIRAQKHLTLDEIGRRIALGDFKELKIILKGDVDGSVEALADALQKLSINTIMVNIIYKGVGQITESDVLLASASDAIIIGFNVRPNHGAKNIAKKEDIEIRTYSIIYDVINDIKEAMDGMLSPEIREKILGNAEIREIFKIPKTGTIAGCMVVEGKLLRQAKVRLIREGIVIHNGEFTSLKRFKEDVKEVSKGYECGLGIKDYHNLRPGDLVEAYEELFTKNHKNS, from the coding sequence ATGACTGATAAAATCAGATTAAAAACAGTACTAACTAAATTCAATATTTCTTTGCAAAGAGTCGTCAATTTTTTACAAAAAAAAGGAATTGAAATAGAAAATAATCCTAATGCAAAAATAGAAGAACAAGTATACAGATTTTTAGTTCGAGAATTTCAAACCTATAAAGAAATACGAGATGCTTCAGAAAAAGCTTTTTTGCAAAAAAGAATAGAAAAAGAAAAAATAAAAGAAGAATTATTAAAATCAAAACATCCTCCTCAAATTATTCGTGCAAAATCAGAAAATTTAATTGGATTTAAAAAAATAGGAAAAATAGATATTGATACATTAGAAAATACATATGGAACAAAAGGATATGCTAAAGAAAAAAAAAAGGATAAAGAAAGAAAACCTTTTATAAAATCGATAAAAGAAAAGAACATCAAATATTTTGTAGATAAAAAAACAGAAAAATCCATTCAACATAAAGATAAACCTGAACACATAGATACTATTTACCAAAAACTAGATGGAGTAATGTTAACAGGAGATAGGATTGATTTATCTCAATTTGAAAAAAAAAGAACAAAACAAGAAAATAACATTAAAAAAAAACGCAAAAGAATTAAAAAAGAAATTATTGTCGAGGATATTAAGAATACTTCTATGAGAAAAAAACAGGATAAAGATAGAAGAATTTCTTTTAAACATTCTTTCTATCCTGAGAATAATAAAGTGGAAAAATCTAAAACTAAGAAAAATTTACAAAAATCAGGAATAACAGATGAACAAATTGAAAAACAAATTAAAGAAACTTTAGAAAAACTTTCCTCAAAAGGAATAAAATCAAAAGCTTCAAAAATTAGAAAAGAAAAACGTCAATCTAAAAAAGAAAAAAGGATTCTACAAAGTGAAATAGAAAATAAAAAACAAGATAAGGTTCTTAAAGTAGCTGAATTTACCACCGTCAATGAATTAGCATCGATGATGAATGTCAATGCAACGGATGTGATTGTCTCCTGTATGTCTTTAGGCATTATGGTAACCATGAATCAACGATTGGATGCAGAGATACTAACATTAGTTGCAGATGAATTTGGATATAATGTAGAATTTGTTGGTTTAGACTTAGAAGAAGCAGTGCAAGATGATGATGATTTAGAAGAAAACCTAAAACCAAGACCTCCTATTATTACTGTAATGGGACATGTAGATCATGGAAAAACTTCTTTATTAGATTATATTAGAAATACTAATGTAATTGCTGGAGAAGCTGGTGGAATTACTCAACATATTGCCGCTTATAGTGTAGAATGTCCTAATCATCAAAGTATCACTTTTTTAGACACTCCAGGTCATGAAGCTTTTACAGCAATGCGTGCAAGAGGTGCACAGATCACAGACATAGCTATCATAGTCATTGCCGCTGATGATCAAGTTATGCCTCAAACAAAAGAAGCTATTAGTCATGCTCAAGCAGCAAATGTTCCTATAATATTTGTCCTTAATAAAATAGATAAGATAAATTCACAACCTGAAAAAATTCGAGAACAATTGGCTAATTTAAATTTTTTAGTTGAAGAATGGGGAGGAAAATATCCTTCCCAAGAAATATCCGCAAAATTAGGAACAGGAGTGGATAAATTATTAGAAAAAGTTCTTTTAGTGGCTGAATTACTAGATTTAAAAGCAAATCCAAATAAACCTGCTGTAGGTACAGTAATAGAAGCTTCTTTAGATAAAGGAAGAGGTTATGTCACAACTATGCTTTTACAAGGTGGAACATTAAAATTGGGAGATTATGTATTAGCAGGAAGCCATCATGGAAAAGTAAAAAGTATTTTAGACGAACGGGGAAAATCCATTTCATTAGCAGGACCTTCTAAACCTATTACCATACTTGGATTAAATGGAGCTCCTACCGCTGGAGATAAATTCAAAGTTTTTAAAGATGAAAAAGAAGCTAAACAAATTGCTTCCAGAAGAGAACAATTACAAAGAGAACAAAACATACGAGCTCAAAAGCATTTGACTTTAGATGAAATAGGTAGACGTATCGCATTAGGGGATTTTAAAGAACTAAAAATAATTCTTAAGGGTGATGTAGATGGATCCGTTGAAGCTCTAGCTGATGCACTTCAAAAATTGTCTATAAATACCATTATGGTAAATATTATATATAAAGGAGTTGGTCAAATAACAGAGTCTGATGTTTTATTAGCTAGTGCTTCTGATGCAATTATTATAGGATTTAATGTTCGTCCTAATCATGGAGCTAAAAATATAGCCAAAAAAGAGGATATAGAAATACGTACTTATTCAATTATATATGATGTGATCAATGATATAAAAGAAGCAATGGATGGAATGCTATCTCCTGAGATAAGAGAAAAGATATTAGGAAATGCAGAAATAAGAGAAATATTTAAAATTCCAAAAACTGGAACTATAGCTGGATGTATGGTAGTAGAAGGCAAATTATTACGTCAAGCAAAAGTAAGATTAATTAGGGAAGGGATTGTCATTCATAATGGAGAGTTTACTTCTTTAAAACGTTTTAAAGAAGATGTGAAAGAAGTGTCTAAAGGATATGAATGTGGATTGGGAATCAAAGATTACCATAATCTTAGACCTGGAGATCTTGTAGAAGCTTATGAAGAATTATTTACTAAAAATCATAAAAATAGTTGA
- the aspS gene encoding aspartate--tRNA ligase, with product MHCYRTHNCGELCTNDIGKEVILSGWIQKIRNLGSLIFIDLRDFFGIIQLIFSKNKINKIELKKEFVIKVSGKVVKRQSINQKIPTGEIEVLVSRLEILNSSISLPFLIEDQTDGDEECRMTYRYLDIRRNPIKNNLILRHDISLEIRNFLSKNGFLEIETPILINQTPEGARSFVVPSRIHSGMFYALPQSPQLFKQLLMIGGIDKYFQIAKCFRDEDARSDRQIEFTQIDCEMAFVDVHDILIFFENFIKHIFKKIKNIELESFTCISHSDSMNLYGTDSPDLRFGMEFVKLNDWVHKKGIEFFKKKELTIGINVPKCSHYTCDQIHSIIEGVKEPKINHEEIFWIKFFTDKTILSSKKLLSHENLMKLIKHFKARPGDLLFIICGIERNTRAKLSKLRIEMAHHLNLKNPKVFKPVWIINLPLLEWDEESKRYKSFHHPFTSPIKEDIHLLDNKNPGYIRSKSYELIINGMEIGGGSIRIHNKNIQNSIFKHLGFSIKDIESEFGFFTKAFEYGTPPHGGIAFGLDRLIAILEGKENIKDFIAFPKNNSGKDTMVNTPYFLKKEKLKELHL from the coding sequence ATGCACTGTTATAGAACACATAATTGTGGAGAATTGTGTACAAATGATATTGGGAAAGAAGTAATTTTATCTGGATGGATTCAAAAAATAAGAAATTTAGGTTCTTTAATTTTTATAGATCTTAGAGATTTTTTTGGAATTATACAACTTATTTTTTCAAAAAATAAAATCAATAAAATAGAATTAAAAAAAGAATTCGTCATTAAAGTTAGTGGAAAAGTAGTAAAAAGACAATCTATAAATCAAAAGATCCCTACAGGAGAAATAGAAGTTTTAGTTTCTAGACTAGAAATATTAAATTCTTCTATTTCTCTTCCTTTTCTTATAGAAGATCAAACAGATGGAGATGAAGAATGTCGGATGACATATAGATATCTTGATATTCGAAGAAATCCTATAAAAAATAATTTGATCCTTCGTCATGATATTTCTCTAGAAATACGAAATTTTCTTTCTAAAAACGGATTTTTAGAAATAGAAACTCCTATATTGATAAATCAAACTCCGGAAGGAGCTAGAAGTTTTGTGGTTCCGTCTAGGATACATTCCGGAATGTTTTATGCATTACCTCAATCTCCTCAATTATTCAAACAATTATTGATGATAGGAGGAATAGATAAATATTTTCAAATAGCAAAATGTTTTCGAGATGAAGATGCTCGTTCAGATCGTCAAATAGAATTTACGCAAATAGATTGTGAGATGGCTTTTGTAGATGTTCATGACATTTTGATTTTTTTTGAAAATTTTATCAAACATATATTTAAAAAAATAAAAAATATTGAATTAGAATCTTTTACATGCATTTCTCATTCCGATTCCATGAATCTGTACGGAACAGATTCTCCTGATTTACGTTTCGGAATGGAATTTGTGAAACTCAATGATTGGGTACACAAAAAAGGAATTGAATTTTTCAAAAAAAAGGAATTAACAATAGGAATAAACGTTCCAAAATGTAGTCATTATACATGTGATCAAATTCATTCAATTATAGAAGGTGTAAAAGAACCAAAAATAAACCATGAAGAAATATTTTGGATAAAATTCTTTACGGATAAGACAATACTTTCTTCAAAAAAATTATTAAGTCATGAAAATTTAATGAAACTTATAAAACATTTTAAAGCAAGACCTGGTGATTTACTGTTCATAATTTGTGGAATAGAAAGAAATACCAGAGCAAAATTAAGTAAATTGCGTATAGAAATGGCTCATCATTTAAATTTAAAAAATCCTAAAGTATTTAAACCTGTATGGATTATAAATTTACCGCTTTTGGAATGGGATGAAGAATCCAAACGATATAAATCTTTTCATCATCCTTTTACTAGTCCAATAAAAGAGGATATTCATTTATTGGATAATAAAAATCCAGGATATATTCGCTCAAAATCCTACGAATTGATCATTAATGGAATGGAAATTGGAGGTGGTTCTATACGTATTCATAATAAAAACATACAGAATTCAATATTTAAACATTTGGGGTTTTCTATAAAAGACATAGAATCAGAATTTGGTTTTTTCACCAAAGCTTTTGAATATGGGACTCCTCCTCATGGAGGAATTGCCTTTGGATTAGATAGATTAATAGCTATTTTAGAAGGAAAAGAAAATATTAAAGATTTTATTGCATTTCCAAAAAATAATTCTGGAAAAGATACAATGGTCAACACTCCTTATTTTTTAAAAAAGGAAAAATTAAAAGAATTACATTTATAA
- a CDS encoding inorganic diphosphatase, translating to MKVSFDVLIEIPKGSRNKYEFDKKNNLIRLDRVLYSPMSYPTDYGFIPNTLSKDGDPLDVLVFLTEPTIPGCLITVKPIGVFFMTDEKCEDEKIIGVPIADPNYNTINNIDEISFHVKKEIEHFFLVYKDLENKKVKIGDWKNQEEAISVYKESYLRYKNFSTKG from the coding sequence ATGAAAGTAAGTTTTGATGTATTAATAGAAATTCCTAAAGGAAGTAGAAATAAATATGAATTTGATAAGAAAAATAATCTAATTCGTTTAGATAGAGTCTTATATTCTCCTATGAGTTATCCAACAGACTATGGTTTTATTCCAAATACTCTATCAAAAGATGGAGATCCATTAGATGTCTTAGTGTTCTTAACAGAACCTACAATACCAGGTTGTTTAATTACAGTAAAACCCATTGGAGTTTTTTTTATGACTGATGAAAAATGTGAAGATGAGAAAATTATCGGTGTTCCTATTGCTGATCCAAACTATAATACAATTAACAATATCGATGAAATATCATTTCATGTTAAAAAAGAAATTGAACATTTTTTTCTCGTGTATAAAGATCTAGAAAATAAAAAAGTAAAAATTGGAGATTGGAAGAATCAAGAGGAAGCTATTTCTGTTTATAAAGAATCTTATTTGAGATATAAAAATTTTTCTACGAAAGGATAA
- a CDS encoding dihydrolipoamide acetyltransferase family protein: MAEYNLTLPAMGESIAEATIIRWLKNEGDSIKKEDILVEIATDKVDSEISSPVNGILKKKLFAANEVAKVGSSIAILETEETFKIFPEEDVYAEKSPCKRFYSPLVRTIAHREGISSSELDTIEGTGYKNRVTKKDILKYIHLKKKTRIIYPNYALLTSYNSHNHEEIVEMDRMRKITASHMIESKNISAHVTSFVEADVTNIVKWRDKIKDSFQKNTGEKLTLMSVFVECVVKAIKDLPMINISVNGTNIIKKRNIHIGLATALPDGNLIVPVIKHADSYSLGGLIKIINDLIKRARSNQLKPEETQGGTYTISNIGSFGNLFGTPIIHQPQVAIMAIGLIQKKLSIIETPEGDFIGIRHKIYLSHSYDHRVIDGVLGGGFAKKVALYLEKFNCYTKII, from the coding sequence ATGGCCGAGTATAATTTGACCCTTCCAGCAATGGGGGAAAGTATAGCTGAGGCTACCATCATTCGTTGGTTAAAAAACGAAGGAGATTCTATAAAGAAAGAAGATATTTTAGTGGAAATTGCTACGGATAAGGTAGATTCTGAAATTTCTTCTCCTGTAAATGGAATATTGAAAAAAAAATTGTTTGCTGCAAATGAAGTGGCTAAGGTAGGAAGCTCTATAGCTATTCTGGAAACAGAAGAAACATTCAAAATATTTCCTGAAGAGGATGTTTATGCAGAAAAATCTCCATGTAAACGTTTCTATTCTCCTCTTGTACGTACGATTGCTCATAGGGAAGGAATTAGTTCATCTGAATTGGATACTATAGAAGGGACCGGATATAAAAATCGTGTAACCAAAAAGGACATTCTGAAATATATTCATTTGAAGAAAAAAACTAGAATAATATATCCTAATTATGCATTATTAACCTCCTATAACAGTCATAATCATGAGGAAATCGTAGAAATGGATAGAATGCGTAAGATTACGGCTTCTCATATGATTGAAAGCAAAAATATATCTGCACATGTAACTTCATTTGTGGAAGCTGATGTGACAAATATTGTCAAATGGAGAGATAAAATAAAAGATTCTTTCCAAAAAAATACAGGAGAAAAATTAACCTTAATGTCCGTTTTTGTAGAATGTGTAGTTAAAGCTATAAAAGATCTTCCAATGATCAATATTTCTGTTAATGGAACTAATATTATAAAAAAGAGAAATATTCATATAGGATTAGCTACAGCATTACCTGATGGTAATTTAATTGTTCCTGTGATTAAACATGCAGATTCATATAGTTTAGGAGGATTAATAAAAATTATTAATGATTTAATCAAAAGAGCTAGGTCTAATCAATTAAAACCTGAAGAAACTCAAGGAGGAACTTATACCATCAGTAATATTGGAAGTTTTGGAAATTTATTTGGAACTCCTATTATACATCAACCACAAGTGGCTATTATGGCAATAGGTTTAATCCAAAAAAAATTATCGATAATAGAAACTCCAGAGGGAGATTTTATTGGGATAAGACATAAAATTTATTTATCTCATTCTTATGATCATAGAGTAATCGATGGAGTTTTGGGAGGAGGTTTTGCTAAAAAAGTAGCATTATATTTAGAAAAATTTAATTGTTATACAAAAATAATATGA